From one Microbacterium aurum genomic stretch:
- the argB gene encoding acetylglutamate kinase, which produces MSDSAVSPENLQHTTPEQAAEKAAVLIESLPWLQRFRDQIIVVKYGGNAMVSEELQDAFAQDIAYLRFVGVKPVVVHGGGPQISQMLDRLSIPSEFKGGYRVTSTEAMSVVRMVLTGQVNPQLVARINAYGPFAAGLSGEDAGLFHGRRRGVVIDGTEHDLGAVGDVVAVDPQPVLDQLAAGRIPVVSSIAPDLDNPGHSLNVNADAAAAALAIALDATKLVVLTDVPGLYADWPNRDSLVSHLTADELRAMLPRLESGMIPKMQACLDAVDGGVDTAAIIDGRQPHSVLVEIFTEQGIGTEVVAG; this is translated from the coding sequence GTGAGCGACAGTGCCGTCTCGCCCGAGAACCTCCAGCACACGACGCCCGAGCAGGCGGCCGAGAAGGCCGCCGTGCTCATCGAGTCGCTGCCGTGGCTGCAGCGGTTCCGCGACCAGATCATCGTCGTCAAGTACGGCGGCAACGCCATGGTGTCCGAGGAACTGCAGGACGCCTTCGCCCAGGACATCGCCTACCTGCGGTTCGTGGGGGTGAAGCCCGTCGTCGTGCACGGCGGCGGCCCGCAGATCTCGCAGATGCTCGACCGGCTGTCGATCCCCAGCGAGTTCAAGGGCGGCTACCGGGTCACCTCGACGGAGGCGATGAGCGTCGTGCGCATGGTGCTGACCGGTCAGGTCAACCCGCAACTGGTCGCCCGCATCAACGCGTACGGCCCCTTCGCGGCGGGCCTGTCGGGGGAGGATGCGGGACTGTTCCACGGCCGCCGCCGCGGCGTCGTCATCGACGGCACCGAACACGACCTGGGCGCGGTGGGCGACGTCGTCGCCGTCGACCCGCAGCCGGTGCTCGACCAGCTGGCCGCCGGCCGCATTCCCGTGGTGTCCTCGATCGCGCCGGACCTCGACAACCCGGGGCACTCGCTCAACGTGAACGCGGATGCCGCGGCCGCGGCACTCGCGATCGCGCTCGACGCGACGAAGCTCGTCGTCCTCACCGACGTGCCGGGACTCTACGCGGACTGGCCGAACCGCGACTCGCTCGTCTCGCACCTGACGGCGGACGAGCTGCGCGCCATGCTGCCGCGGCTGGAGTCGGGCATGATCCCGAAGATGCAGGCGTGCCTCGACGCCGTCGACGGCGGCGTCGACACGGCGGCGATCATCGACGGCCGCCAGCCGCACTCGGTGCTGGTGGAGATCTTCACGGAACAGGGAATCGGAACAGAGGTGGTGGCCGGATGA
- a CDS encoding acetylornithine transaminase, translating into MSGAAEQVIQTHWQDDAARDLVHNVSDRYALFVRGEGSSLWDADGKRYLDFLAGIAVTSLGHAHPVFVDAVATQAATLAHVSNFFATPPQLALAAQLKRLAGTGPAGRVYFGNSGAEANEAAFKLARLHGAAKDGGAGRPRILALKDAFHGRTMGTLALTGKPYMQAPFVPMVPGVEFIDSTVEALEEAIDDRVAALFVEPIKGEAGVIPLPDGFLAAARELASRHGALLIVDEIQTGAGRTGAWFAFQHEGITPDAITVAKGIGGGFPIGALITFGAASELFYPGTHGSTFGGNALATAVSTAVLGEIERAGLVENAAVRGDQLREAIDAIGSSLVDGCRGRGLLIGVSLRHPVAGAVVAAAQQHGLIVNAANDATVRIAPALTIGDVEIDEFIDLFTRALRTVEDALVLDETPEEKK; encoded by the coding sequence ATGAGCGGCGCAGCGGAACAGGTGATCCAGACGCACTGGCAGGACGACGCCGCGCGCGACCTCGTCCACAACGTCTCCGACCGGTACGCGCTGTTCGTGCGCGGCGAGGGGTCGTCGCTGTGGGATGCCGATGGCAAGCGCTACCTCGACTTCCTGGCCGGGATCGCGGTGACCTCGCTCGGCCACGCGCATCCGGTCTTCGTCGACGCCGTCGCCACGCAGGCGGCGACGCTCGCGCACGTGTCGAACTTCTTCGCGACACCGCCGCAGCTGGCCCTGGCGGCACAGCTGAAGCGCTTGGCCGGCACCGGCCCGGCCGGACGCGTCTACTTCGGCAACTCGGGCGCCGAGGCCAACGAGGCGGCGTTCAAACTCGCGCGACTGCACGGCGCGGCGAAGGACGGCGGCGCCGGGCGCCCCCGCATCCTCGCCCTGAAGGACGCCTTCCACGGCCGCACGATGGGCACGCTCGCCCTCACCGGCAAGCCGTACATGCAGGCGCCGTTCGTCCCGATGGTGCCGGGCGTGGAGTTCATCGACTCCACCGTCGAGGCGCTGGAGGAGGCGATCGACGACCGCGTGGCGGCGCTGTTCGTGGAGCCGATCAAGGGGGAGGCCGGGGTCATCCCGCTGCCCGACGGGTTCCTCGCTGCGGCGCGGGAGCTGGCCTCCCGCCACGGCGCGCTCCTGATCGTCGATGAGATCCAGACCGGCGCCGGCCGCACCGGTGCGTGGTTCGCGTTCCAGCACGAGGGCATCACCCCCGACGCGATCACGGTCGCCAAAGGCATCGGCGGCGGCTTCCCGATCGGCGCGCTCATCACGTTCGGCGCGGCCAGCGAGCTGTTCTATCCTGGGACGCACGGTTCGACCTTCGGCGGCAACGCCCTCGCCACCGCGGTCTCGACGGCCGTTCTCGGTGAGATCGAGCGGGCCGGGCTCGTGGAGAACGCCGCCGTCCGCGGCGATCAGCTGCGTGAAGCGATCGACGCGATCGGGTCGTCCCTGGTCGATGGATGCCGGGGTCGGGGCCTTCTCATCGGCGTTAGCCTGCGGCATCCGGTCGCCGGCGCCGTCGTCGCCGCGGCGCAGCAGCACGGACTCATCGTCAACGCCGCCAACGACGCGACGGTGCGGATCGCGCCGGCGCTCACGATCGGCGATGTCGAGATCGACGAGTTCATCGACCTGTTCACCCGCGCGCTGCGCACCGTCGAGGACGCGCTCGTGCTCGACGAGACCCCCGAGGAGAAGAAGTGA
- the pheT gene encoding phenylalanine--tRNA ligase subunit beta → MRVPLSWLREYVDVPADATTDDVFAALVSVGFEEEETVGFDVSGPVVVGQVLSFEAEPQSNGKTIRWCQVDVGPSTSSGTGRDVRGIVCGASNFLVGDKVVVSLPGAVLPGPFPISARKTYGHVSDGMIASARELGLGEEHNGILRLAELGLDPAPGTDAIALLGLDDVAVDVNVTPDRGYALSIRGIAREYAHATGAAFRDPAAHTWEDVQPGSGFPVAVDDVAPIRGRVGASEFVARVVRGVDPSRPTPPWMIARLTLAGIRSLGILIDITNYVMLELGNPIHGYDLDKLTGGITVRRATEGEKLVTLDGKERTLSAEDLLITDESGPIGLAGVMGGGTTEMSDTTRDVLIEAANFDPVTIARSARRHKLPSEASRRFERGVDPLIPFVAARRVADLMVSLAGGTLDTELGGALYGEVFLPSILLPRAFVPALIGVDYTDAEITGALEMIGCEVTPVEEADAGWDVIPPSWRPDLTDKWTLAEEVARIHGLDRIPSILPTPPSGRGLTSLQKGRRRVANALAAAGFVETPSFPFATADANDLHGSASGEHVPAVKLANPLDGQAPYLRRSLVPGLVQVAHRNLSRGFTDLALFETGLVFTPEAGVDYGTAEVPPLAQRPTDETLAALNAAIPPQPRHVAVLLTGNLQAKQPAHPAVPVELADALAAVEVIGAAAGVRIDVAQGQRAALHPGRTGILSVAGVEVGYVGELLPAVAADADLPGRVYVAELDLDGILSLAGAPDAAASLSGFPAATQDVSLVVGVDVVAADVRAALVEGAGDLLESLRLVDDYRGQGVAEGTKSLTFALRFRAPDRTLTAAEATEAKLAGVAVAAERYGATIRE, encoded by the coding sequence ATGCGCGTCCCTCTGTCCTGGCTGCGGGAGTACGTCGACGTCCCGGCCGATGCCACGACCGACGACGTCTTCGCCGCACTCGTGTCGGTCGGCTTCGAAGAGGAGGAGACGGTCGGCTTCGATGTCTCCGGCCCTGTCGTCGTCGGCCAGGTGCTCTCGTTCGAGGCCGAGCCGCAGTCCAACGGCAAGACGATCCGCTGGTGCCAGGTGGACGTCGGCCCTTCGACAAGCTCAGGGACCGGTCGAGATGTCCGCGGCATCGTCTGCGGTGCCTCCAACTTCCTGGTCGGCGACAAGGTCGTGGTGTCGCTGCCGGGCGCCGTGCTGCCCGGCCCGTTCCCGATCTCGGCGCGGAAGACCTACGGCCACGTCTCCGACGGCATGATCGCCTCAGCGCGCGAGCTGGGCCTGGGGGAGGAGCACAACGGCATCCTGCGCCTCGCCGAGCTGGGTCTCGACCCCGCGCCCGGCACCGACGCGATCGCCCTCCTCGGCCTCGACGACGTCGCGGTCGACGTCAATGTCACGCCGGACCGCGGCTACGCCCTCTCGATCCGCGGCATCGCGCGCGAGTACGCGCACGCCACCGGCGCCGCCTTCCGCGACCCCGCGGCCCACACGTGGGAGGACGTGCAGCCGGGCTCCGGCTTCCCCGTCGCCGTCGATGACGTCGCGCCCATCCGCGGCCGGGTCGGCGCGAGCGAGTTCGTCGCGCGCGTCGTGCGCGGCGTCGACCCGTCACGGCCCACGCCGCCGTGGATGATCGCGCGCCTCACGCTCGCCGGCATCCGCTCCCTCGGCATCCTCATCGACATCACGAACTACGTCATGCTCGAGCTCGGCAACCCCATCCACGGATACGACCTCGACAAGCTCACCGGCGGCATCACGGTGCGCCGGGCCACCGAGGGCGAGAAGCTGGTGACCCTCGACGGCAAGGAGCGCACGCTCAGCGCCGAGGATCTGCTCATCACCGACGAGTCCGGCCCGATCGGCCTCGCCGGCGTCATGGGCGGCGGCACCACGGAGATGAGCGACACGACCCGGGACGTGCTCATCGAGGCCGCGAACTTCGATCCCGTCACGATCGCGCGCAGCGCCCGCCGTCACAAGCTGCCCAGCGAGGCGTCGCGCCGCTTCGAGCGCGGCGTCGACCCGCTCATCCCGTTCGTCGCGGCGCGGCGCGTCGCCGACCTCATGGTCTCCCTCGCCGGCGGGACGCTCGATACCGAGCTCGGCGGGGCGCTGTACGGCGAGGTGTTCCTGCCCTCGATCCTGCTGCCCCGAGCGTTCGTGCCGGCGCTCATCGGCGTCGACTACACGGATGCCGAGATCACCGGCGCGCTGGAGATGATCGGCTGCGAGGTCACGCCCGTCGAAGAGGCGGATGCCGGGTGGGATGTCATCCCGCCGTCCTGGCGCCCCGACCTCACCGACAAGTGGACGCTCGCGGAGGAGGTCGCGCGCATCCACGGCCTCGACCGCATCCCGTCGATCCTCCCGACCCCGCCGTCCGGCCGCGGCCTGACCTCGCTGCAGAAGGGCCGCCGTCGTGTCGCGAACGCGCTGGCTGCCGCCGGCTTCGTCGAGACCCCGTCGTTCCCGTTCGCCACGGCCGACGCGAACGACCTCCACGGATCGGCGTCGGGGGAGCACGTGCCCGCCGTCAAGCTCGCGAACCCCCTCGACGGTCAGGCGCCGTACCTGCGCCGCTCGCTCGTGCCGGGCCTCGTGCAGGTCGCGCACCGCAACCTGTCGCGAGGGTTCACCGACCTCGCCCTGTTCGAGACGGGCCTCGTGTTCACGCCCGAGGCGGGGGTGGACTACGGGACCGCCGAGGTTCCGCCGCTCGCGCAGCGTCCGACCGACGAGACCCTCGCGGCGCTGAACGCCGCGATCCCGCCGCAGCCGCGCCACGTCGCCGTGCTGCTGACCGGCAACCTGCAGGCCAAGCAGCCGGCGCACCCCGCCGTACCGGTGGAGCTGGCCGACGCGCTCGCCGCCGTCGAGGTGATCGGCGCCGCCGCAGGCGTGCGCATCGACGTCGCCCAGGGGCAGCGCGCGGCCCTTCACCCCGGGCGCACCGGCATCCTGTCGGTCGCCGGGGTCGAGGTCGGCTACGTGGGCGAGCTGCTGCCCGCCGTCGCGGCCGACGCCGACCTGCCGGGACGGGTGTACGTCGCCGAACTCGACCTCGACGGCATCCTGTCCCTCGCCGGGGCGCCGGATGCCGCCGCCTCGCTGTCGGGTTTCCCGGCGGCGACGCAGGACGTGTCGCTCGTCGTCGGCGTCGACGTCGTGGCCGCCGATGTGCGCGCCGCACTCGTCGAGGGCGCGGGCGACCTGCTGGAGTCGCTGCGGCTCGTCGACGACTACCGCGGGCAGGGCGTGGCCGAGGGCACGAAGAGCCTGACGTTCGCGCTGCGGTTCCGCGCACCCGACCGCACGCTGACGGCGGCGGAAGCGACCGAAGCCAAGCTCGCCGGCGTCGCCGTCGCCGCCGAGCGATACGGCGCCACCATCCGGGAGTGA
- the argC gene encoding N-acetyl-gamma-glutamyl-phosphate reductase translates to MTSSVAVSGASGYAGGEILRLLAAHPEVEIRTVTAHSSAGEPLIAHQPHLRSLRHLTLQPTTPEVLAGHDVVFLALPHGQSGQYTDALQDAPLVIDAGADHRLTSPDAWDAFYGGTFHEPWAYGVPELPGGRAALVGATRIAAPGCNASTVSLSLAPGVAAGVIDSSDIVAVLAVGPSGAGKSLKTNLLAAEILGSANPYAVGGTHRHIPEIRQALVAAGATGDVRISFTPVLVPMARGILATSTAPIANGVTDAQIRDAWEQAYADEPFVQVLPEGHFPRTADVLGANTALIGLAVDRAANRVVVVTAVDNLVKGTAGAAIQSMNIALGLPEATGLTVNGVAP, encoded by the coding sequence ATGACCTCTTCGGTCGCCGTCTCCGGCGCCTCCGGCTACGCCGGCGGTGAGATCCTGCGGCTGCTCGCCGCCCACCCCGAGGTGGAGATCCGCACCGTCACCGCCCACTCCAGCGCGGGCGAACCGCTCATCGCCCACCAGCCGCATCTGCGCTCGCTGCGGCACCTGACGCTCCAGCCGACGACGCCCGAGGTGCTGGCGGGGCACGACGTCGTCTTCCTCGCGCTGCCGCACGGTCAGTCGGGTCAGTACACCGACGCGCTCCAGGACGCGCCGCTCGTCATCGACGCCGGCGCCGATCACCGGCTGACCTCGCCGGACGCCTGGGACGCCTTCTACGGCGGCACGTTCCACGAGCCGTGGGCGTACGGCGTCCCCGAGCTGCCGGGCGGTCGCGCGGCGCTTGTCGGTGCGACGCGCATCGCCGCGCCGGGCTGCAACGCCTCGACCGTCTCGCTCTCGCTCGCCCCGGGCGTCGCGGCGGGCGTCATCGACTCTTCCGACATCGTCGCCGTGTTGGCGGTCGGCCCGTCCGGCGCGGGCAAGAGCCTCAAGACCAACCTCCTCGCCGCCGAGATCCTCGGCTCCGCGAACCCGTACGCCGTCGGCGGCACGCATCGCCACATCCCCGAGATCCGGCAGGCGCTCGTGGCCGCCGGCGCCACCGGCGATGTCCGCATCTCGTTCACGCCGGTGCTCGTGCCGATGGCCCGCGGCATCCTGGCCACCTCGACGGCGCCGATCGCCAACGGCGTCACCGATGCGCAGATCCGGGATGCCTGGGAGCAGGCCTACGCCGACGAGCCGTTCGTGCAGGTGCTGCCCGAGGGACACTTCCCGCGGACGGCCGACGTGCTGGGCGCCAACACGGCGCTGATCGGCCTCGCCGTCGACCGTGCCGCGAACCGCGTCGTCGTCGTCACCGCCGTCGACAACCTCGTCAAGGGCACCGCGGGTGCCGCCATCCAGTCGATGAACATCGCCCTCGGCCTGCCAGAGGCCACCGGCCTGACCGTGAACGGAGTAGCCCCGTGA
- the argJ gene encoding bifunctional glutamate N-acetyltransferase/amino-acid acetyltransferase ArgJ — MTAPQGFEAAGVAAGLKSTGKADVAVVVNRGPLTVGAALFTSNRAKANPILWSQQVIADGTVEAIVLNSGGANCFTGSFGFQTTHQTAERAAELLGVGAGDVLVCSTGLIGTGDEVFRAKVLAGTEDAIAHLSATGGGDAARAIMTTDSVAKESVHQGDGWTIGAMAKGAGMLAPGLATMLVVITTDAVLTAADADAHLRAATRVSFDRLDSDGCMSTNDQVTLMVSGASGVTPDAEAFRAALTAVCTDLAVQLQADAEGASHDIDIQVVGAATEEDAVAVGRSVARNNLFKVAIFGNDPNWGRVLAAIGTTSASFDPYEVDVSFNGVRLCSAGAPDRPREEVDLTPRSTSVLIDLKAGTASATIYTNDLTHDYVHENSAYSS, encoded by the coding sequence GTGACGGCCCCGCAGGGGTTCGAGGCGGCCGGCGTCGCCGCCGGGCTGAAGTCCACCGGCAAGGCCGATGTCGCCGTCGTCGTCAACCGCGGCCCGCTCACCGTCGGCGCGGCCCTCTTCACGAGCAACCGGGCCAAGGCCAACCCGATCCTGTGGTCGCAGCAGGTGATTGCCGACGGCACGGTCGAGGCGATCGTGCTGAACTCCGGCGGTGCGAACTGCTTCACCGGCAGCTTCGGCTTCCAGACCACGCACCAGACGGCCGAGCGTGCCGCGGAGCTGCTGGGCGTCGGCGCAGGAGACGTCCTGGTCTGCTCGACGGGTCTCATCGGCACGGGCGACGAGGTGTTTCGCGCCAAGGTCCTCGCCGGCACGGAAGACGCGATCGCCCACCTCAGCGCGACCGGCGGCGGCGACGCGGCCCGCGCGATCATGACGACCGACTCCGTCGCGAAGGAGTCGGTCCACCAGGGCGACGGCTGGACGATCGGCGCCATGGCGAAGGGCGCCGGCATGCTCGCGCCGGGCCTCGCGACGATGCTCGTCGTGATCACCACGGACGCCGTCCTCACCGCCGCAGACGCCGATGCGCACCTGCGCGCCGCGACGCGCGTGAGCTTCGACCGGCTCGACTCGGACGGCTGCATGTCGACGAACGACCAGGTGACCCTCATGGTCAGCGGCGCCTCGGGCGTGACGCCCGATGCGGAGGCGTTCCGCGCCGCGCTCACCGCCGTGTGCACCGACCTCGCCGTGCAGCTGCAGGCGGATGCCGAGGGCGCGAGCCACGACATCGACATCCAGGTGGTCGGGGCGGCGACGGAGGAGGACGCCGTCGCGGTGGGGCGCTCCGTCGCGCGCAACAACCTCTTCAAGGTGGCGATCTTCGGCAACGACCCGAACTGGGGACGGGTGCTCGCGGCGATCGGCACGACGTCGGCATCCTTCGACCCCTACGAGGTGGATGTCAGCTTCAACGGCGTGCGCCTGTGCAGCGCGGGCGCGCCCGATCGCCCCCGCGAGGAGGTCGACCTGACGCCGCGGTCGACGAGCGTGCTGATCGATCTGAAGGCCGGCACGGCATCCGCCACGATCTACACGAACGATCTGACGCACGACTACGTCCACGAGAACAGCGCGTACTCCTCGTGA
- the pheS gene encoding phenylalanine--tRNA ligase subunit alpha — MSDAPEITQEAVDAAVADALAATAAAGSTADLKAARAAHSGEGSPLARLNAQLRNVPNDQKAAFGKLVGQARGQVNQALVAREAALAAAEDAARLEAERVDITAIAPRGRVGARHPVSLLQEEIADLFVGMGWEIAEGPELEHEWFNFDALNFDVDHPARQEQDTFYVDPPSRHLVMRTHTSPVQVRSMLERDVPIYVLCPGRVYRTDEFDATHLPAFVQFEGLVVDKGITMANLKGTLDHVARQLFGPEAKTRFRTNFFPFTEPSAELDLWHPSFKGGARWIEWGGCGMVNPNVLRAAGIDPDVYSGFAFGMGVERALMFRSDVQDMRDMAEGDVRFSEQFGMVV; from the coding sequence GTGTCTGACGCACCCGAGATCACGCAAGAAGCAGTGGATGCCGCCGTCGCCGACGCGCTGGCGGCGACCGCCGCGGCCGGCTCCACGGCGGACCTCAAGGCCGCCCGGGCGGCGCACAGCGGCGAGGGCTCGCCGCTCGCACGGCTGAACGCCCAGCTGCGGAACGTCCCGAACGATCAGAAGGCTGCGTTCGGCAAGCTCGTCGGGCAGGCGCGCGGTCAGGTGAACCAGGCGCTCGTCGCCCGCGAAGCCGCGCTCGCCGCGGCCGAGGACGCCGCGCGGCTGGAGGCCGAGCGGGTCGACATCACCGCGATCGCCCCTCGGGGGCGCGTCGGTGCCCGGCATCCCGTCTCGCTCCTGCAGGAGGAGATCGCCGACCTGTTCGTCGGCATGGGTTGGGAGATCGCCGAGGGCCCCGAGCTCGAGCACGAGTGGTTCAACTTCGACGCGCTGAACTTCGACGTCGACCACCCCGCCCGCCAGGAACAGGACACGTTCTACGTCGACCCGCCGTCGCGTCACCTCGTCATGCGCACCCACACGAGCCCCGTGCAGGTGCGCTCCATGCTGGAGCGCGATGTGCCGATCTACGTGCTGTGCCCCGGCCGCGTCTACCGCACCGACGAGTTCGACGCGACGCACCTGCCGGCGTTCGTGCAGTTCGAGGGGCTCGTGGTCGACAAGGGCATCACGATGGCGAACCTCAAGGGGACGCTCGACCACGTCGCCCGCCAGCTGTTCGGACCCGAGGCGAAGACCCGGTTCCGCACCAATTTCTTCCCGTTCACCGAGCCCTCCGCCGAGCTCGACCTCTGGCACCCGAGCTTCAAGGGCGGTGCCCGCTGGATCGAGTGGGGCGGATGCGGGATGGTGAACCCCAACGTGCTGCGCGCCGCCGGCATCGACCCCGATGTCTACTCCGGGTTCGCGTTCGGGATGGGGGTGGAGCGGGCGCTCATGTTCCGCTCCGACGTGCAGGACATGCGCGACATGGCCGAGGGCGATGTCCGCTTCAGTGAGCAGTTCGGAATGGTGGTCTGA
- a CDS encoding ABC transporter ATP-binding protein, whose product MTDTAATPVPALHLSGLVKRFGEKTAVAGVDLVVPQGSFFGLVGPNGAGKTTTLSMATGLLRPDAGSAWVHGVDVWANPVAAKAMIGNLADGVRLFDRLTGEQLITYTAMMFSLPRTEIAGRVKDLIELMDLGEAAGTIVADYSAGMTKKIALACALVHAPRLLVLDEPFESVDPVSAANIEDVLRSYTASGGTIIISSHAMDLVQRMCDHVAVIAAGRVLAAGTVDEVRGAETLQDRFVSLVGGRHTSEGPQWLRQS is encoded by the coding sequence ATGACCGACACCGCCGCCACCCCCGTCCCCGCCCTGCACCTGTCCGGGCTCGTCAAACGCTTCGGTGAGAAGACGGCCGTCGCGGGCGTCGACCTCGTGGTACCGCAGGGCTCGTTCTTCGGGCTCGTCGGGCCGAACGGCGCCGGCAAGACCACGACCTTGTCGATGGCGACGGGACTCCTGCGCCCCGACGCCGGCAGCGCCTGGGTGCACGGGGTGGACGTGTGGGCGAACCCCGTCGCGGCGAAGGCCATGATCGGCAACCTCGCCGACGGCGTGCGTCTGTTCGATCGCCTGACGGGGGAGCAGCTGATCACGTACACCGCGATGATGTTCTCGTTGCCGCGCACTGAGATCGCCGGGCGGGTGAAGGACCTCATCGAGCTGATGGACCTCGGTGAGGCCGCCGGCACGATCGTGGCCGACTACTCGGCGGGCATGACGAAGAAGATCGCGCTGGCGTGCGCGCTCGTCCACGCCCCGCGCCTGCTCGTCCTCGACGAACCGTTCGAGTCGGTCGACCCGGTCTCGGCGGCCAACATCGAGGACGTGCTGCGCTCGTACACCGCCTCCGGCGGCACGATCATTATCTCCAGTCACGCCATGGACCTCGTCCAGCGCATGTGCGACCACGTCGCCGTCATCGCCGCCGGACGCGTGCTGGCCGCCGGAACCGTCGACGAGGTGCGCGGCGCCGAGACCCTGCAGGATCGGTTCGTCTCCCTCGTCGGAGGCCGCCACACGAGCGAGGGGCCGCAGTGGTTGCGACAGTCCTGA
- a CDS encoding heparan-alpha-glucosaminide N-acetyltransferase domain-containing protein, with protein MSERAQRDTGILRSGHGRIAGRIPGRIPGVDLARGLAVLGMFAAHLLTIAPFDPADPATWIDVANGRSSILFATLAGVSIALVTGGARPIDGAALSTARRRLVVRAILLWVIGALLISTGVPVYVILPAYALLFLIALPLLRLSARMLWIIAAVIALVVPWLLPWLNALPVWEGETGGDLALILGWHYPFPLWSAFVVAGMAAGRADLRSRRTAWLLTAGGLVAAIAAAAASAVPALAALDPRSILGQVLADDAHSGGLLEVIGSGGGALATIGACVLLCRTRANGVLLPLRAVGSMPLTAYVGQLVAWALIAAAVLGDTGDLLGFRALQPFWPFVLVTLAACTAWALLLGRGPLERLLGWVARRVAP; from the coding sequence GTGAGCGAGCGAGCGCAGCGAGACACCGGCATCCTGCGGAGCGGCCACGGCCGCATCGCCGGTCGCATCCCCGGTCGTATCCCTGGTGTGGATCTGGCGCGCGGCCTCGCCGTGCTCGGGATGTTCGCGGCGCACCTGCTGACGATCGCGCCGTTCGATCCCGCCGACCCGGCGACCTGGATCGATGTCGCGAACGGGCGCTCGTCGATCCTGTTCGCGACGCTCGCCGGGGTGTCGATCGCGCTCGTGACCGGGGGAGCGCGCCCGATCGACGGCGCGGCGCTCAGCACGGCGCGGCGGCGGCTGGTGGTGCGCGCCATTCTGCTGTGGGTGATCGGCGCGCTGCTGATCTCGACGGGCGTGCCGGTGTACGTCATCCTGCCCGCGTACGCGCTGCTGTTCCTCATCGCGCTGCCGCTCCTGCGCCTGTCCGCGCGGATGCTGTGGATCATCGCGGCCGTCATCGCCCTGGTCGTGCCTTGGTTGCTGCCGTGGCTGAACGCCCTGCCGGTGTGGGAGGGCGAGACGGGCGGCGACCTCGCTCTGATCCTCGGCTGGCACTACCCCTTCCCACTGTGGTCGGCATTCGTCGTCGCGGGGATGGCCGCCGGGCGCGCGGACCTGCGCTCGCGACGGACCGCGTGGCTGCTGACCGCGGGTGGCCTTGTCGCGGCGATCGCGGCGGCCGCGGCATCCGCCGTGCCGGCCCTCGCCGCCCTCGACCCGCGGAGCATTCTCGGGCAGGTGCTCGCCGACGACGCGCACTCCGGTGGGCTGCTCGAGGTCATCGGATCCGGTGGGGGCGCGCTGGCGACCATCGGGGCGTGTGTGCTGCTGTGCCGCACCCGCGCGAACGGCGTATTGCTGCCGCTGCGCGCCGTCGGGTCGATGCCGCTGACGGCCTACGTGGGCCAGCTCGTCGCGTGGGCGCTCATCGCGGCGGCGGTGCTCGGCGACACGGGAGACCTCCTGGGTTTCCGCGCCCTGCAGCCGTTCTGGCCGTTCGTGCTGGTGACGCTCGCGGCGTGCACCGCGTGGGCGCTGTTGCTTGGCCGTGGACCGCTGGAGCGGCTGCTGGGGTGGGTCGCGCGTCGCGTCGCGCCCTGA
- the argF gene encoding ornithine carbamoyltransferase gives MTRHLLRDDDLSPAEQAEILDLAVALKKDRWKLKPLEGPQTVAVIFDKSSTRTRVSFAVGIADLGGSPLIISTANSQLGGKETPSDTARVLERQVAAIVWRTYAQAGLEEMARGTTVPVVNALSDDFHPCQLLADLLTIREHKGELTGLTLAFFGDGKSNMGHSYVLAGVTAGMHVRVASPAEYAPREDVVADADRIAAQTGGSVTLYTDPLEAAAGADVIVTDTWVSMGKEEEKAKRLRDLGPYKVTTETMGLADAGAVFIHCLPADRGYEVDAEVIDGPQSVVWDEAENRLHAQKALLVWLLRQQ, from the coding sequence GTGACCCGCCACCTGCTGCGCGACGACGACCTGAGCCCCGCCGAACAGGCGGAGATCCTCGACCTCGCGGTCGCGCTCAAGAAGGACCGCTGGAAGCTCAAGCCCCTCGAGGGCCCGCAGACGGTCGCCGTCATCTTCGACAAGAGCTCTACCCGCACGCGGGTGTCCTTTGCGGTCGGGATCGCCGACCTCGGCGGCTCGCCCCTGATCATCTCGACCGCCAACAGCCAGCTCGGCGGCAAGGAGACCCCCTCCGACACCGCGCGGGTGCTGGAGCGCCAGGTGGCGGCCATCGTGTGGCGCACCTACGCGCAGGCGGGTCTGGAGGAGATGGCACGCGGCACGACCGTCCCGGTCGTCAACGCGCTCAGCGACGACTTCCACCCCTGCCAGCTGTTGGCGGATCTCCTCACCATCCGAGAGCACAAGGGGGAGCTGACGGGTCTCACCCTCGCGTTCTTCGGCGACGGCAAGTCGAACATGGGGCACTCGTACGTGCTCGCCGGGGTCACGGCGGGCATGCACGTGCGCGTCGCCTCGCCCGCCGAGTACGCACCGCGGGAGGACGTCGTCGCCGATGCCGACCGCATCGCGGCACAGACCGGGGGATCGGTCACGCTCTACACCGATCCGCTCGAGGCCGCCGCGGGTGCCGATGTCATCGTCACCGACACGTGGGTGTCGATGGGCAAGGAGGAGGAGAAGGCCAAGCGCCTGCGCGACCTCGGCCCGTACAAGGTGACGACCGAGACGATGGGGCTGGCGGATGCCGGTGCCGTCTTCATCCACTGCCTGCCGGCCGACCGCGGCTACGAGGTGGACGCCGAGGTCATCGACGGACCGCAGAGCGTCGTGTGGGACGAGGCCGAGAACCGGCTGCACGCGCAGAAGGCGCTGCTCGTCTGGCTGCTGCGTCAGCAGTGA